The nucleotide window gGCTTTATTATCGATTCCTTTATGtgtcacggatgaggttctttacaacgtcatgagggagaaaactacgacATAGTTATGGGCGAAGtcagaggatgtctatgcgaaaaaattctttgaaaatcacctacacttgaagcatcagtggtataactttaagatgacagagggtggagatttgaaggctcacatcagcaactttaataaattagtttacaaattgctagatatggaagatgtgataaaagatgaagaacaagcatgtatgttactgAATTCTCTTCTGGCATCTTATGAGTCATTTAATGACACAATGTGCTCaatgaataaaaccctgagtgtcgacaccgttatctcggcccttcaagggaaggctatgagaaagtttaacgtcgacatggggatatTTTCTAAGGCACTGCTTATAAGGGGTTAGAATTCTGAACAAGTATAGGTTCTTCAAGTTCTAGgttcaaatccaagggcaagggcaaaggaaatgtaaagtgctagaactgtgggaaggaaggacatgtgaagaaggattgtgaaaatcctaaattgaaaagagaagattctgaggcttcatttAGGAAGGTTAATGctaccacgtcagatggatcgagtggatgtgatgataATATTTTGTCTGTATCTACGATCAGACGGCCATACGATGATCCTAAGggtgagtggatgctagacatagCATCtcttcacatgactcctcatcggagttggttcaccagctaaagggagtgcgatggtggacaggtatttatgggcaatgatattgcCTGTACTGTTTGAACTGTTGGTTCGGTgcccatcaagatgtttgatggagtgGAGGGTACTTTGAcagatgtcaggcacgttcccaATTTAAAGCagaatttgatttctcttggtgtacttgaggcaatgggttACAAGTtcataggtattgatggtgctcttaaggtatctaagggggcacgggtaatcatgaaagcgcaacaacTCGATAACATGTGCAGGTTGAtggggagcacttcaaaaggtggagctgcagtgaatgtaacggattccacctctgcaagTGTGTGAaatgctgggcatggccacatgagttggcagggcaggaaggctgaaaCACAcagacagggatacagagcaggtgtagcagccacctgtgagaagaatcacatggcATGATCGAAGGATATCGGTGAagtacatggatgactccaatgttgcaggggattcatcttctatttagatggctctaggtgagcctggtgctgagaagtgaaaggtgactatggcgatgtgatggatttattatatcAGACCGACATATGAGAGTGGGtagagcttctagtgggccggagagcggttggatgcaggtggatcttcaggaggatacaacatagatacagggtgaggttggtagcgaagggttatgctcagagagaatggaTCGACTTCTTAGAGATATTTACGCAGACGGTAtagtaggtgtctattagatccgtgattggcgctggttggcaaatgtgatcttgagctggaaggatggatgtaaagtctgcacttctgcaaggaaaagtgaagagcagatatacatgaagcaaccaaagcggttcgaagttaaaggagctgagaaaagactttgcaggaggttgtGGTTCGACctatcgcctaggcagtggtttgattccttcatgatgagtcaggaattgatgacatgtagattgtcaattatgacatgtttgaaatcaatgtactgaagactcggttaagtgagacattcaggatgaaggattgggggcctgcaaagatggttcttagcgttgagactgaaagaggagtagactttgaaaatcacaggaggaataccttgtgtgtaggtattgatcaaggatgtgatgagcCAGGTAAAGCTGGAGAGCGTTCCTTAtgcatctctcctcaagttttcctcaggacatgtcccaaaacagatgaggaaaaataggttatctcatgagccttattcaaatgcgattgacagtgtatgccatggtctgaattagatcggttatttcacaggctatcaatgtTATAAGTAAGTACCtcgacaagcaatattgggtagggGTGAGAtgataagaagactacgtctttacttttgggaagacaggaACAAAGTTGGTTGGGTATGCGAATTTAGATTCGGCAGATATGCTCACCAAGATCGTTCCttaagagaagttcaagttctgtacaacttctctgggcttggcgatggcgtaaaaggaagacgaagtgtgcatgagaagctgtgatgtgatgaagagataagagaagaggtaaAGAAGCTACaagtttgaagattgaagacatggtggagattgttgtcagagctaatgccttaaatcttcaaggctactcgactggtcgagggagctgctcgactactcgaggcccgctcgactcaaattTCAGCGAGCTTATTTTTTGGATGTCCGTGATgctagaccagtcgagggtcaggcttgaccggtcgagcgggttgcttgaccagtcgaggccctcctttgactagtcgaggttacgcagatcatGCGCAGACTgtataaatttgagacggtttccggacttttccaaaggaggtgcgtaagtggagtttcttaaactataaataagggtccctagggctattctaaagtattctaaggctttctaaaggagttccaagggttcctaaaagggtttggGGTTTTTAAAAGGTGtaataagggtgagattcgaggttgttcgaatcggataagtcttctctctttgtaatttctattttcatagtggagatctgtcgctttgtgtcgtggttttttcccacaagggtttttcacgttaaatctttgtgttcctTTGTATGTGCTTGGTACCATTGGATTGCTACACTGGATCTAGATCTTAGTGATTCCGCATTACAAATCCCCAACACGGATGACCCGTTCGGGTCGAAATTCATTAGTCGTGCCCCTTAAGGATtatcaaataaaaaattattgcTGATGTACTGTTTGCACTTTGACTGAcaagttttctcaaatcagagtaatttccttttttttttttttttttgtttttttgatgcACCTCGGGCTCAATTACGTTCTACTCCATGCAGGATTGAACCCGAATATGACCATCTCAGCGCATGGGTATGTAGCCGTACATTCAATAATGACTCTTTCCTGTGAATTTTTAAGTTGAATGTGAAATGATGTTACTTCGAATTTCActgtcatccattccgttcacaaCGTGAACAGTTCTTATCAATAGACCATCTCAGCTCATGGTCCCAATCGAACTCATTATTTACTGAATGCAACAATGTTAGGATAGAAAGTCATCAGCCCGTTCCTATGGTTGCCTTCCTAGCCAGTCTAGTTTGAGGTTTTGGGTAGATTTCAGCTATGCTTTTGAAGGTTATCCTTCTGTTTCTTATCATCTATGTTGCTGCATCCCAGTTCGACAATTTCATCTTCAATGGATTCCACAACCTGAGTGGTGGAGGATCCTACAACCTGAGTGGTGGAGCATCAATTACACCAACAGGACTTTTGAAGCTGACCAATGGCAAAACTTTTGAGAGTGGTCATGCCTTCTTCTCTACACCCCTTGGCTTCAAGAACTCTTCAAATGGTAATGTTTTCTCTTTCTCTACAACTTTCATCTTCGCAATCGGCCCTGACAACAATGCCTTAAAAGGAGATGGAATGGCATTCGTCATCTCCCCTTCAAATAATCTCTCTGGAGCTCTTCCTGGCCATCATCTCGGCCTCTTCAATGTTACCAACAATGGGAATCCATCCAGTCATATTGTCGCGGTTGAACTCGACACCTTCATGAACCCAGAATCCAGTGATATTGATAGTAACCATGTTGGAATTGATATCAATGGATTAAAGTCTATCAAATCCTCTCCCGCTGGTTATTTTTCTGACAAAAATGGCAGATTCAACAACTTGAGTCTTACAAGCAGTGAGCCGATGCAAGTTTGGGTGGAGTATAATGGCATAGAAAAACAATTGAATGTAACGTTATATCCAATCGGTGTACCAAAACCCAACCGCCCGCTTTTGTCTTTGTCCATCGATCTTTCGCCTATCATCTTGGATTCCATGTATGTTGGTTTTTCTTCAGCTACGGGTGTTCTTGTTGCATCTCATTATGTTCTTGGATGGAGTTTTCAGATGAATGGAGAAGCTCGAGCTATTAATGTTTCAAGCCTTGCTTCTCTTCCTTGGAAAGaaagatctagaaagaaatcAAAGGTTCTGATCACGGTTGCATTGCCTGTAATCGTAGCAGCTGTTGTCTTGATTACCATCTTAGGTATTGTCTTTATGAttagaaggaagaagaaatctgCTGAAGTGCTTGAAGATTGGGAGCTTGATTATGGACCCCACAGGTTCTCGTACAAAGATCTATCTATTGCCACAAAGGGCTTTGCAGATAAAGAGCTTCTGGGGACTGGAGGTTTTGGTAAGGTGTATCGAGGCGTCTTGCCAATATCCAAAATCGAAGTTGCAGTGAAAAGAGTCTCTCATGAATCGCGACAAGGGATGAGGGAGTTTGTAGCAGAGGTCGTGAGCCTTGGCAGGCTTAAGCATCGGAACTTGGTGCAACTCCTTGGCTATTGCCGCCGCAAGCAAGAGCTACTGTTGGTTTATGATCTCATGCACAACGGTAGTCTCGATAAATTCCTCTTTGATCAGCCCAAAATGACCCTTGACTGGAGCCATAGGTATCGAATCATCAAAGGAGTAGCTTCAGGGCTTCTCTATTTGCATGAAGATTGGGAACAAGTCGTTATTCATCGAGACATCAAAGCTAGCAATGTTTTATTAGAtgaagaaatgaatggacggcttggtgACTTCGGCCTAGCGAGATTGTACGGTCACGGATCCTTTCCTCAAACTACCCACGTTGCTGGGACCTTCGGCTATCTTGCACCGGAACTCGCTAAAACTGGTAAGGCCACCACAAGCACTGATGTGTTTGCTTTTGGAGTTTTCATGCTTGAGGTCGCTTGTGGGAGGAGGCCAATAGAGCACCATGCATCAGCAGAGGAGTCGATCTTGATCGATTGGGTATTGGAATGTTGGAGGAGAGGTACGATCTTGAATGCTGCAGATCTGAAATTGGAAAGTGGTTATGTGGCGGTTGAAATGGAGTTGGTCATGAAGCTTGGACTGCTTTGTTCGCACCCTCATTCCGTGGCTAGGCCGACCATGCGACAAGTCATGCAGTATTTGGACGGTGATGCTCCTCTTCCTCAACTGTTTCCGAATGATTTTGTTGTTAGCACTTTTGCATTGGGCCAAAATGAAGATTCTGATGATCGTCTCCCACCATATCTGTCTTCCATCGAAGCATCTATTCTCTCTGGTGGCCGTTGATTTGTGCAATATCCATTGTTTGTAACCTTTGTGTGATTAGTTTAGTTTGATAAATAATGTGATTTTTatcccttttttttattatttttttataataattttgAAATAGATTAGTGTGGACAGAGAAGTGAACATCTGATTGTAAGCCGACGGTGCAGATGGTTGTGTTTGTTGCGTTTGAACAATATGAAAGGTTAGCATGGGCCCGGCTTGTTAGAACCAACGGCCGGGCTATTCAGGACTGTTCAATCGATCTGCCCGGGCTTTCTATTAGCTCTGAAGGACATCCTATAAGTTAGGAAGCAAAAATGCATGACATTAATCAGacctttttttttcgttttttacacacgcacacacacccccacacactcacgctggtggaatttcaccacctatgggtactcgaacccttgaccgggtgttgaaactcctgagagtctaccacccgagcaagagtataAGGACCCAACATTAATCAGACATTTGCAGGCATGCAATCAGCACCTTATAAAATGAGCGGTTGAGATTGTTTGCACAGaaataagtccaatcaacaatcttaCTCAACTATTTGTCAGAGACCATTATGGACTGCTTATTGTTTTAAAGCAATCCTTTTACCGTGCAATCCTCTCCATTCCATCCATGGTTTAGAAAACAAACGGCTATGTTAGAGGGAGGAAAGTTAAGGAACGCTTCAACCATCCGCTCAGTATCAATTTTAATAGCTATCCCTTAAAAAGATTGTGATCCAAACACAgtgaacagttcagattgatcgatTGGAATCTCCAAATATTTCAATTACGAAGATCATGAACATACCATGATACACTCCCATGAGCGAGCGACCAGCAAAGGTGATAATGGCGAGGGGACCCACCAGAGGAAAAAGATGTAAGACTTTGATGCTGAATAGCCACGGTACCAATGCAAGTGCACGGCTACTTTTGTTCAAAACGATAAAGATATAAGACTTTGATGCCGAGTGGCCAAAAGATCTCATGTGCATTGgacaagaaaatctaaaaatctgAATACATGACCTACCTGAATGAAATGCCATTCCTATAGGTAGGATGCTGAAGTCTTCCTCTCATTATACCCTTAGCGAAGCTATAATGGGGCTAAAACTTCTGTTGGTGGTGTTGGATTTGGACCCAGCCCTGTTTTATAATGCAGAGAACAGAGGAGTTTGAACCCATTAAAACTCTTCTCCGTATGGCTCCACATGAATTTGATAATCATAGTTCCTCTACAATACTGTGTGTATCACAGTTATAGCACTTCACCCCTTATACAAATTTctgaatgtatcacaacttagtggagcCCACTGGTATACCTGat belongs to Magnolia sinica isolate HGM2019 chromosome 8, MsV1, whole genome shotgun sequence and includes:
- the LOC131252941 gene encoding L-type lectin-domain containing receptor kinase SIT2-like isoform X1 → MLLKVILLFLIIYVAASQFDNFIFNGFHNLSGGGSYNLSGGASITPTGLLKLTNGKTFESGHAFFSTPLGFKNSSNGNVFSFSTTFIFAIGPDNNALKGDGMAFVISPSNNLSGALPGHHLGLFNVTNNGNPSSHIVAVELDTFMNPESSDIDSNHVGIDINGLKSIKSSPAGYFSDKNGRFNNLSLTSSEPMQVWVEYNGIEKQLNVTLYPIGVPKPNRPLLSLSIDLSPIILDSMYVGFSSATGVLVASHYVLGWSFQMNGEARAINVSSLASLPWKERSRKKSKVLITVALPVIVAAVVLITILGIVFMIRRKKKSAEVLEDWELDYGPHRFSYKDLSIATKGFADKELLGTGGFGKVYRGVLPISKIEVAVKRVSHESRQGMREFVAEVVSLGRLKHRNLVQLLGYCRRKQELLLVYDLMHNGSLDKFLFDQPKMTLDWSHRYRIIKGVASGLLYLHEDWEQVVIHRDIKASNVLLDEEMNGRLGDFGLARLYGHGSFPQTTHVAGTFGYLAPELAKTGKATTSTDVFAFGVFMLEVACGRRPIEHHASAEESILIDWVLECWRRGTILNAADLKLESGYVAVEMELVMKLGLLCSHPHSVARPTMRQVMQYLDGDAPLPQLFPNDFVVSTFALGQNEDSDDRLPPYLSSIEASILSGGR
- the LOC131252941 gene encoding L-type lectin-domain containing receptor kinase SIT2-like isoform X2, translated to MAKLLRVVMPSSLHPLASRTLQMMNGEARAINVSSLASLPWKERSRKKSKVLITVALPVIVAAVVLITILGIVFMIRRKKKSAEVLEDWELDYGPHRFSYKDLSIATKGFADKELLGTGGFGKVYRGVLPISKIEVAVKRVSHESRQGMREFVAEVVSLGRLKHRNLVQLLGYCRRKQELLLVYDLMHNGSLDKFLFDQPKMTLDWSHRYRIIKGVASGLLYLHEDWEQVVIHRDIKASNVLLDEEMNGRLGDFGLARLYGHGSFPQTTHVAGTFGYLAPELAKTGKATTSTDVFAFGVFMLEVACGRRPIEHHASAEESILIDWVLECWRRGTILNAADLKLESGYVAVEMELVMKLGLLCSHPHSVARPTMRQVMQYLDGDAPLPQLFPNDFVVSTFALGQNEDSDDRLPPYLSSIEASILSGGR